A single region of the Thermotoga profunda AZM34c06 genome encodes:
- a CDS encoding ribonuclease H family protein, whose translation MTIYTDGSYSNQTNVLGYAFCIVEDHTIKEFSDAFILKKGSSTIAEIIAVTKSLEYCKKRGIESPVIVHDYNELPFLAFGYRKSPPSMYSFVRHLRSLTKKVKPRFRKVEAHKKDDKYNNLVNKLAREAMQKFIAQREQATKFSD comes from the coding sequence ATGACTATTTACACGGATGGTTCTTATTCAAACCAGACAAATGTTCTGGGATATGCCTTTTGTATCGTAGAAGATCACACAATTAAGGAATTTTCAGATGCCTTCATTTTAAAAAAAGGAAGTTCAACAATAGCGGAAATCATCGCGGTAACAAAATCTCTTGAATACTGTAAAAAGAGAGGTATCGAGAGCCCTGTGATTGTTCACGATTACAATGAACTACCATTTCTTGCCTTTGGATATAGAAAAAGCCCACCATCTATGTACAGTTTTGTCAGACATTTGCGGTCACTCACGAAAAAAGTCAAACCAAGATTCCGAAAAGTAGAAGCTCATAAAAAAGATGATAAATACAATAACTTAGTCAACAAATTGGCAAGGGAGGCAATGCAGAAATTCATAGCTCAAAGAGAACAAGCCACGAAATTTTCCGACTAA
- a CDS encoding BtpA/SgcQ family protein, giving the protein MNASFVREVFSGVYASDFGLWNLNFGEVARHRCTIGAQNVKLLFNIVPESAKYLADRDIAEIAKSTVFNHRPDALCVSGLTAGIPASTSALQKVKQAVPNTVVFANTGVSMENLEEIIRVADGAIVGTTFKYDGKFENHVDENRVREFMSKVKILRTKI; this is encoded by the coding sequence GTGAATGCCTCATTTGTTAGGGAAGTTTTCTCTGGAGTTTATGCAAGTGATTTTGGATTGTGGAATCTAAATTTCGGCGAAGTAGCAAGACACAGATGTACCATAGGCGCTCAGAATGTGAAATTGCTATTTAATATAGTTCCTGAGAGCGCTAAATATCTTGCCGATAGAGATATAGCAGAAATAGCTAAGTCCACAGTGTTCAATCATCGACCAGATGCACTATGTGTATCGGGTCTTACTGCAGGAATACCTGCAAGTACCAGTGCGCTACAAAAAGTAAAGCAAGCAGTACCTAATACAGTTGTTTTTGCGAATACGGGAGTCTCGATGGAGAATCTTGAAGAAATAATTAGAGTCGCAGATGGAGCCATTGTTGGTACAACGTTCAAATATGATGGTAAATTTGAAAATCATGTAGATGAAAACAGAGTACGAGAATTCATGAGTAAGGTAAAAATTTTGCGCACAAAAATCTGA
- the cmr6 gene encoding type III-B CRISPR module RAMP protein Cmr6 has translation MNLSEQISKCSNLSLYWDKYTFIQFKSDFLGEKKQEIPFKILEKVEKTDINIAINHLKERRDNLKEKFKDKVILDLELELNGRLLVGSGSPSMLEVGMTFSRNYGVPIIPSSALKGCFSHYCFKEGIFSDEDFKVIFGEDLSSESENNRGNVIFLDAFPTSKVEFGLDVVNNHFQRYYINGEIPNDWYNPVPVTYLTITNGVFRFTAISIDKISSELSSKIKAAFKEMLSNYGIGSKTNYGYGRFGIDV, from the coding sequence ATGAATTTAAGCGAACAAATCTCCAAGTGTAGTAATCTAAGTCTTTATTGGGATAAATACACCTTCATTCAATTTAAAAGCGATTTTTTAGGAGAAAAAAAGCAGGAAATACCATTTAAAATCCTGGAAAAAGTTGAAAAAACAGATATAAACATTGCAATAAACCACTTAAAAGAACGAAGAGATAATCTAAAAGAAAAATTCAAAGACAAAGTGATACTCGATCTTGAGCTTGAACTCAATGGTAGATTACTTGTCGGTAGTGGTTCTCCGAGCATGCTCGAAGTTGGAATGACCTTTTCCAGAAATTACGGCGTACCAATAATCCCATCTTCTGCTCTCAAAGGATGTTTCTCGCATTACTGCTTTAAGGAAGGAATCTTCAGTGATGAAGATTTTAAAGTCATTTTTGGGGAAGATTTATCGAGCGAATCAGAAAATAATCGTGGAAATGTAATCTTTTTAGATGCTTTTCCTACATCGAAAGTTGAATTTGGACTCGATGTAGTGAACAATCATTTTCAAAGATACTACATCAACGGAGAAATACCTAATGATTGGTACAATCCAGTTCCAGTGACTTATCTCACAATAACAAATGGTGTATTTAGATTCACGGCAATCTCGATAGATAAAATATCTTCAGAGCTCAGCTCAAAGATAAAGGCGGCGTTTAAGGAAATGCTGAGTAATTATGGCATAGGTTCAAAAACAAATTACGGTTATGGCAGGTTCGGGATAGATGTTTGA
- the cmr5 gene encoding type III-B CRISPR module-associated protein Cmr5, translating into MIEIAKKAAELVAPIRENQDIKEEYLRTIKGLGSLVIQNGLAGAILFTIKKGPKEVVEHLDQLIEIKTGVSQLSEKVKNGDIYNQKYLQIQIAALDCIKWLKRYAEILLGGDSA; encoded by the coding sequence ATGATTGAAATTGCAAAGAAAGCTGCCGAACTTGTAGCTCCGATACGTGAAAATCAAGATATTAAGGAAGAATATCTTCGAACTATTAAAGGACTCGGAAGTCTTGTAATACAAAATGGTCTTGCCGGGGCAATACTATTTACTATCAAAAAGGGACCAAAAGAAGTTGTTGAACACCTTGATCAGTTAATAGAAATCAAAACCGGTGTGAGTCAACTTTCCGAAAAGGTTAAAAATGGAGATATCTATAACCAAAAATATCTACAAATCCAAATAGCAGCGTTAGATTGCATAAAATGGCTAAAAAGGTATGCTGAAATATTACTGGGCGGTGATTCTGCATGA
- the cmr4 gene encoding type III-B CRISPR module RAMP protein Cmr4 yields the protein MEGKVFLMYAETELHAGKGMDIGVLDLPIQRERKTKFPIIQGIKGALRANIDNDKLDKEKIFGSEPGDGEETKPGTVAFSEAKILLFPVRNPERLFIWVTCPLVLIRFLRNFEKKDLIKHVESTQISDSEAVTLDNQSSVWIEDIKLNAKKSDWLLDFAEKLSIQASDIDYIKNKLKKDIVVVNDNIFSQIVETMTNVIPRVRIDREKGIVETGALWYEEYLPQDTIMYFIARETVYSDGNELNLLENALKDRVISIGGKETLGKGLVNLKVVNL from the coding sequence ATGGAGGGTAAAGTATTTCTGATGTATGCCGAAACCGAGCTTCACGCAGGTAAAGGTATGGATATTGGTGTTTTAGATCTTCCCATCCAAAGAGAACGAAAGACAAAGTTTCCCATCATTCAGGGTATCAAAGGTGCTCTGAGAGCGAATATAGACAACGATAAACTTGACAAAGAAAAAATCTTTGGCAGCGAACCTGGAGATGGAGAAGAAACAAAGCCTGGTACTGTTGCCTTTTCTGAAGCTAAAATACTCCTTTTTCCAGTGAGAAATCCTGAAAGGCTCTTCATATGGGTTACGTGTCCACTCGTGCTCATAAGGTTTTTGAGAAACTTTGAGAAAAAAGATTTGATTAAGCATGTAGAAAGCACACAAATAAGTGACTCAGAAGCCGTTACATTAGACAATCAATCCTCAGTCTGGATTGAAGATATAAAACTGAATGCTAAAAAGTCCGATTGGTTATTAGATTTTGCTGAAAAACTCAGCATCCAAGCCAGTGATATAGATTACATAAAAAATAAACTCAAGAAAGACATCGTAGTAGTCAATGACAATATATTCTCACAGATTGTTGAAACAATGACAAATGTTATACCAAGAGTAAGAATAGATCGTGAAAAAGGAATAGTCGAAACTGGTGCACTTTGGTACGAAGAATATTTACCACAAGACACGATCATGTATTTCATAGCAAGGGAAACAGTTTATTCAGACGGAAATGAACTAAATTTACTTGAAAACGCCTTAAAAGATAGAGTGATCTCAATAGGTGGAAAGGAAACGCTTGGCAAAGGTTTAGTGAATTTAAAGGTGGTGAACCTATGA